The DNA region TGGCCAATGGATCAGATGAACAAGCTCCTAAAGGAAAATCATTTGACAAAATGGTTAAATAtctaaaagagagagagagagagagagaggatattGAACTTTTGAACATTTCTGATATACTCACAGTGAAGTGTCTTGTAAGAATCGAAAAGGGAAACTATTCACTGACAGATCTATTAATAGGAAATAAAAATCGTATTACTCACCTTTGTATATGGTAACGTTGTCAAAAACGCAATTCATACTATATTCCAAGTTGAATACTGTAAACTGGAGTGAGAGAATGTCAGATTCCTTGGGTTTTACAATCAACCAGGATATTTCGTAGGAGCTGGAAAAAGATGCCAAACGTCAGTAGCTGTTTAcaataaatgaaatacatgtgttacGAATATGACTTATTGCAAAAACACAGATCTAAGGACCTACTTATTATAGTTCTGCGACGTTGAAAACTCGGGATGAGATTCAAAAGTCTGGACTGAGTATGAGGCATTTAATATTGTGGTAGTCGCTTGATCAACACATGATGGGATCTCTAGAAAATAAAAAGGATTAAGTAGGTCatgtaacgaaaaaaaaatgaaacgttACTCGAAATTTACATTcgtaatatttataaacatattcattttttacctGGAGGTATAGATAGAAATCCAACTTTGAATCCAGTTTGCTGCGTTCTCTCATCACTAACGAAATGCAGTCTTAAGGCACTTCCGGTTGAGCGATATACTGGAAGTCCTGACGAGTTATAATAATTTCCCGTGATCGTTCCAAGAAGAGTATAATCAGCAGTTTCTCCTGAAAAAAAGGTTTAGAATATGACAAGGGTTTCTTAATGACACTTttcttttatcatgattaacgATGAGATACCAACTTAACAAAACTTAACAAAACTCGGGGCTATACCGTCATATACGTATAGGAAATCACAACAGCTTTCCATGTCTATTGCCTCAAACGTCAACTGAATGACCATACTCTCATTGGTCGATCGTATGGTCCATACGCAAGAGGAATGGCTGGAAAGACGATAGAAACGTTAAAACGAATAAGATGAATGAAAATGCAAGCTGTACAATTCGCCACTGCATAAAAAGCCTACCTGTTGTAGTCAAGCGGGTAGTTGGGGGAAGTGACGTAGTTGGTAATGTTGTCCGACGATAGCAGCTCGTTTCCACATGTATTGTTGACCACAGAAGGACTTATTGTAGGGGGCGGGGCAACTTGTGCAGGTGGAGACCCTGTAAAAATCCCATTCAATTTTAGAATCGTTAATAGATCAGAAACTTACATGCACATTGATTTAGTGAACATGTGGTTCAAAGATTGATGAACAGGTGAATGACAGAAATGTGATAGAAGACATGTCTTTCGAATACATACATACCCACTTTGTTGAAACTTAGTAAGAAGCCTCGGTACTGGCTAATACTTTGTCTGTGGTAAACAAAGAAGGCGTACTGTTGACTGGTTCCCAAGACAACGGAACCGGATTCTGTTTGGGATTTATCAGATACGGTACCCAAAGCTGTAGCGGAAGCAGAATTACCTGAAGAAAGATAGACCAAAACTTCTATTGAACTATTattctaaattttcaaaacttagGTGGGTTGCAGCCGATTGGGATTGACAGAAACAGTTCTTAGATTGAGTGATACACGTACCATCATAAACGGTAAGTCCTCCGGGGTTCGTCCCGTATTCGTCATCGGTTACCAGAATGctgatatttaaaaagtttccgGCCCCTGTGTCTACAAGCCAGTAACAGTAGTcattcctataaaaaaaaattcagataagATGTTGCAAATTATGATACAGTTATTTTATGGtacatttatgtacattttGATATCCCGTTACATATGGAACTATCCATTGGTTTGTTATCACTTGAAATAACAGACTGCATTACTCttaaggttcctcgacacatcaaaattttattttatggatcgatagagaatcttttttgaaacatgattccacaaaacagagatcaatatcggctttcagttattttatacgaattttttttgtattttttcagtgaaataggaaaaactgtttGGCAGACAAACATAATATATTAGAGCTTTAAActtgttgtcaattaatgtgtaatataattataaataaattcatgccaaagatcgtttggtcaagtgtttaattttttaattaaaaaaatatttctaaaaatcaaaattgtaattctttaatatctttttaatctatggataaaattttaaaaataacatatagtcacataaactttttactaaacaatgatattttacaaagaaattgaaatgaaaatgcgaaattttggaaaaattgctatttatcaaattttaaccgatcccgattaaaaaaaaatgatcccgatcagaattattttaaaattgaaattttacaaataaactgcagtttttttctaagtaattgatataaattataaagttaataaatgacgaaaccattttacagctaaacaacctgaattttttgcaaaattctgattcattctaactttatgtgatttcgttcgggatcagtttaattacaatcgggatcggttcgattttaaaattttccattttttctttaatttcactatttggtttcaatttcttgttgaaatatgattgtacagcaattgttaaatgcgagtaacagtttatctgcagtttttatccatagatttaaaaaatatctacaatccttttttttcattttcataaatattttttttacaaaaatatttcaaagtttatctggccgtttttgatatatatttatagataattgtattgtgcattaattgataacaaatttttggctctaatatatcttgttcgcagctaaaatgatgtttccggtttctatcaaaaaatacaaaaaaattcatataaaataatcagaggccgatataggtgtcatttttgtataatcatttctcaaaaatgattcttcatcgatccatcaaataatgcattggtgtgtcgagccaccttaaCATTAAAAAGCAGATATAGATGAAATATAGAAGAATACTGGAATTTTAACTTTCAATTCAAGAGAGCGCCAATATGcgtaaattgtttttatataccCTGAGTAGGGATCCGGAAAAGTGGACAGTGTCTGCTGGATGCTGAGAGTAACTGTCAGTGTGATGGTATGGCGGTTACTCAGGGCGTAGCACGGTAGGCCTTGTCTCTGGCCAATGACTGAAGCAGAAAAAAAACAGTCTGTCTGGTAGCTTGAAACACTATTATAACACGTATAATATTTGATggatataataatattataatgtatttatttctaaatataatttcataattaaaagaCCAGAATCgagtttttaatattgaatataCAATATGTTTCcgtgtatatatgtatttttttttagagaaatcgGGAAAATTTTTCTCGCTGCCAACTAAATTAACGTTGTtgactatacatgtacaagtcaGTAGAATGATAAGTGTAAATGTAATCTTACCTGTGGAGAAAAGGCTAAAGTATTGTAGAGAAAATCCGGATTTTTCAACTGCATTGTCCGATGTAAACCTAATATATAAGTATTCACCGGTGCTTTCGTAGTAACGATTAGTAGTACTTCCAAATATGGTAGTCAACAAGTTTGCCCCGGGTGTGTTGCCTAGAAATAAGAGAATTTCAAAAAAGGTCATCTGCACTTTATCGcactggaaaaatattttatattcctATTTCAGAATAAAGTTTGCAAACCAAAAACTGTGATTGTTATCTTCTTTTACaacttacattttatttttaaaaatccagtTAAAGATTGtgtatgttaaaattgttttgttttatttttttaattttaattcaaacatgTTGATTTAATTAAGTTCAATTTTTCCAGATATTATGGACCAACAACTTACTATCGTAGATCCGGATTTTGTCGAAGAAGGACTCTGTGTTGATAAAGGAGAAGACCACGCCTATAGTAGAGGAGGAGGACTCTGCTTGTATCAGCCATTGACAGTCACTGGAGCTGACCAATCAAAAACAAGAATGTTACCGATTTTCATCACAGTCTCATGAATGATGTTACATTTAGAACACCAAACGACTTTTAtagaaattttgtttgatttcgtAGAACTGAGGATGAATAAAAGAAGATATGAAGAAGTTAAGGTACTTTTtgtttcataacatttttttaaacaaaaacaaataaaagtatTATATATGTGAGAAGTAATGACTTTCTTATTTTTGCGTTTTCTTCCACCGATACCGTTACAAGATAATATTGTAAAAGAAACATGCCCTAtatgtgtatatgtatatacaaataTGTGCTAATGTAATGACACCCATTAAGTTACCTGGGATAGTTAAACGGGTAGTTTGGAGACGTGATGGTCTCGGACGTTCCATGGTGGGCATACAGGTGTACTGGTGTGTTACACTGGGATAGGACTACAGAAAGAGGAGGAAGACGAAGAGGTAGAAACACAACTGACTTTACGACGGTGACACTGTCTTAAATTCTGTATACAATGGAGACTGGCAACCCAAATGGATGCCCTTAATATATAATTGAACACTTTCAAATCGGTGATACGCTGTACCCCCTCCGTCCTCCccacaaaaaaacccaccaaaacaTCTAACAGAATTCAAATACCGATCAAACCAATATCGATATCAGATTTTGCCAATTCTATTATTTCGATGTTATAATCGTTGTATCAAAagagtaaataataaaacaagtcAGAATTTTCCTACATTTTAAATACTATTAAAATGCCTTTTGATTAAGTATAAAGGAGTGggagtgcaaaaaggtcacagaTATGTACCTCTTAATCTAGATCATGAAATAAAGCATT from Crassostrea angulata isolate pt1a10 chromosome 7, ASM2561291v2, whole genome shotgun sequence includes:
- the LOC128155330 gene encoding CUB and sushi domain-containing protein 2-like, giving the protein MDTYQIPYVRIALFLAVTIPSVLSQCNTPVHLYAHHGTSETITSPNYPFNYPSSSDCQWLIQAESSSSTIGVVFSFINTESFFDKIRIYDSNTPGANLLTTIFGSTTNRYYESTGEYLYIRFTSDNAVEKSGFSLQYFSLFSTVIGQRQGLPCYALSNRHTITLTVTLSIQQTLSTFPDPYSGNDYCYWLVDTGAGNFLNISILVTDDEYGTNPGGLTVYDGNSASATALGTVSDKSQTESGSVVLGTSQQYAFFVYHRQSISQYRGFLLSFNKVGSPPAQVAPPPTISPSVVNNTCGNELLSSDNITNYVTSPNYPLDYNSHSSCVWTIRSTNESMVIQLTFEAIDMESCCDFLYVYDGETADYTLLGTITGNYYNSSGLPVYRSTGSALRLHFVSDERTQQTGFKVGFLSIPPEIPSCVDQATTTILNASYSVQTFESHPEFSTSQNYNNSYEISWLIVKPKESDILSLQFTVFNLEYSMNCVFDNVTIYKGACSSDPLAKTMCGSLGDSFTYSMGKFLLVRFKTDISVTDRGFSISYVLLNSTSTDDTSSSGLPDYVRYTIAGVFTAIFVIGTLCLCVCCCRKLCPKTASLKSVAKSDMKRNLILTNTNKPKTIKVPRKKMKRSKYGNKVTIDDPKFPLAGPGITPVAPPFPLDLKDKVVGEKSTDTPKTLPPIKEKKVRKPKKDKAERIQSDGLSEDSSATILDHDSPIDFATIPPPFEYKAPFG